One window of the Solanum stenotomum isolate F172 chromosome 11, ASM1918654v1, whole genome shotgun sequence genome contains the following:
- the LOC125844052 gene encoding monofunctional riboflavin biosynthesis protein RIBA 3, chloroplastic isoform X1, with amino-acid sequence MDCVLFNQLLAPRIFISSNVHHQSFGNSHNNIVGIGHYRKRLSSPNLNTWTCRVAETPFENGSLFETLSAEITPQTIDFFVSETEGDPDCPTKGYSSIGEALNALSQGKFVIVVDDESGGVEGNLVMAASFISAEAIAFMVRHGSGIISVGMKEEDLERLNLPLMSPEKENDSSAPSFTITVDAKKGTSTGVSASDRAKTVLALSSPTSTPEDFIRPGHVFPLKYRNGGVLRRFGHTEASVDLVTSAGLQPVSVLSTIVDKNDGSIASMLILKNLALDHKIPIVSITDLVRYRRKREKLVERTAVSRLPTKWGLFDAYCYRSKLDGTEHIAVVKGDIGNGQDVLVRVHSECLTGDIFGSRRCDCGNQLDLAMQLIEEAGRGLVIYLRGHEGRGIGLGHKLQAYNLQDEGHDTVEANLELGFAADAREYGIGAQMLRDIGVRTMRLMTNNPAKFTGLKGYGLAVVGRVPVLTPFTDENRKYLETKRTKMGHIYGSDVQGPIKASIKRNLEKQDPSQERNES; translated from the exons ATGGATTGTGTGTTGTTTAATCAGCTATTAGCTCCAAGAATCTTCATTAGCTCAAATGTTCATCATCAATCTTTTGGTAATTCACATAATAATATTGTTGGAATTGGACACTATAGAAAAAGACTATCTTCTCCCAATTTGAATACTTGGACATGTAGGGTTGCTGAGACTCCATTTGAGAATGGATCTTTATTTGAAACATTGAGTGCTGAAATAACCCCTCAAACTATTGATTTCTTTGTGAGTGAAACAGAGGGTGATCCTGATTGTCCCACTAAAGGCTATTCTTCAATTGGAGAGGCACTTAATGCATTGTCTCAAGGAAAG TTTGTCATTGTTGTAGATGATGAAAGTGGGGGAGTGGAAGGAAACCTTGTCATGGCAGCATCATTTATTAGTGCCGAGGCAATTGCATTTATGGTGAGACATGGTTCAGGCATTATTTCTGTGGGCATGAAAGAAGAGGATCTTGAGAGGCTTAATCTTCCTTTGATGTCacctgaaaaagaaaatgactctTCTGCTCCATCCTTCACAATCACAGTG GATGCTAAGAAGGGCACATCTACTGGTGTATCGGCTTCGGATAGGGCTAAAACTGTCCTGGCATTGTCATCTCCTACTTCTACTCCTGAAGATTTCATAAGGCCAGGCCATGTTTTTCCTCTCAAGTATCGGAATGGTGGAGTCTTAAGAAGATTTGGTCATACTGAGGCTTCGGTTGATTTAGTAACGTCAGCTGGCTTGCAACCAGTTTCTGTTCTTTCAACTATAGTTGATAAAAATGATGGTTCTATAGCCTCTATgctcattttgaaaaatttggCCTTGGACCACAAGATTCCGATTGTATCAATAACTGATTTAGTAAG ATATAGGAGAAAGAGGGAGAAGCTTGTCGAAAGAACTGCAGTATCTCGTTTACCAACTAAATGGGGATTATTCGATGCTTACTGTTACCGTTCAAAGCTTGATGGTACAGAGCATATAGCTGTCGTAAAG GGTGATATTGGAAATGGTCAAGATGTGTTGGTAAGGGTACATTCAGAGTGTTTGACAGGGGATATTTTTGGATCACGACGATGTGATTGTGGTAATCAGCTGGATTTGGCAATGCAGCTGATTGAGGAAGCTGGTAGGGGTTTGGTTATCTATCTCAGAGGCCACGAAGGACGAGGCATTGGCTTAGGCCACAAGCTTCAGGCCTATAATTTGCAAGATGAGGGACATGATACTGTTGAAGCCAATCTAGAGCTCGGCTTTGCTGCAGATGCTCGTGAATATGGCATTGGCGCGCAG ATGTTAAGGGATATAGGAGTTCGTACCATGCGCCTAATGACTAACAATCCAGCAAAATTTACGGGTTTAAAGGGTTATGGTTTAGCAGTCGTTGGACGGGTACCAGTTTTGACACCCTTCACAGATGAAAACAGGAAGTATTTGGAAACCAAAAGAACAAAGATGGGTCACATATATGGATCTGATGTACAAGGACCTATTAAGGCGTCCATCAAACGGAATTTGGAGAAACAAGATCCATCCCAGGAAAGAAATGAAAGTTGA
- the LOC125844792 gene encoding uncharacterized protein LOC125844792 produces MEEMASLWSYQETIDEMRQKLVYTSLELEKMKVQMSEEMMKNKEYVKQLIQFLKMVCQERDEAKDQLHKLLNKFDSNPPIVMMKSTKANSSITDQSNSLSETYNYQSHYSSPVESFFDTVSSPELEFSNINIADSNPVAYDNCVTQLSPKVDKASLVIESFVKGKTLPQQGKLLQSVLEAGPLLQTLLVSGQLPQWRNPPQLMPFNIPSVSFKGCVSDVSNQNLGANLSYPASTSQPYFDMSCGSSQMASTSMLNFANSDSGSCLENQRLNSFVCLGKRQRLH; encoded by the coding sequence CTTGTTTACACTAGTCTTGAACTTGAAAAGATGAAAGTTCAAATGAGTGAAGAAATGATGAAGAACAAAGAGTATGTGAAGCAATTAATCCAATTCTTGAAAATGGTTTGTCAAGAAAGAGATGAAGCAAAAGATCAACTTCATAAACTACTCAACAAATTTGATAGTAATCCTCCTATTGTGATGATGAAGTCAACAAAAGCAAATTCAAGTATAACTGATCAATCCAACAGCTTGTCTGAAACATACAATTATCAGTCACACTATTCATCCCCTGTCGAATCATTTTTCGACACAGTTTCATCTCCTGAATTGGAATTTTCCAATATAAACATAGCTGATTCAAATCCAGTAGCTTATGACAATTGTGTTACTCAATTGTCCCCAAAAGTTGACAAGGCCTCATTGGTTATTGAAAGTTTTGTTAAGGGGAAAACTTTGCCTCAACAAGGGAAACTTTTGCAGTCTGTTCTTGAAGCAGGGCCACTTCTACAAACACTTTTAGTTTCAGGACAACTTCCTCAATGGCGAAATCCGCCTCAGCTTATGCCGTTTAATATTCCATCAGTTTCCTTTAAAGGGTGTGTATCTGATGTCTCAAATCAGAATCTTGGTGCAAATTTGAGCTATCCTGCTTCAACATCTCAACCTTATTTTGACATGTCATGTGGATCTTCACAAATGGCGTCTACATCTATGTTAAATTTTGCTAATTCTGATTCTGGTTCCTGTTTGGAAAATCAGAGGTTGAACAGTTTTGTCTGCCTGGGAAAGAGACAAAGGTTGCATTAA
- the LOC125844051 gene encoding uncharacterized protein LOC125844051: MARLIVGLGIVMLMFIALAEATPPGIADHPSHSHCSDDEIKQCKNLPHVCPKFCPNGCITECRSCKPICVDGPSPPEEQTPPSPSPPKEETPPPKEETPPPSPPKEETPPSPSPPKEETPPPSPPKEETPPPSPPKEETPPPSPPKEETPPPSPPKEETPPPSPPKEETPPPSPPKDETPPSSPPKEETPLSSPPKEETPPSSPPKESTPPPSVPSSSPPPPAYPPPTPKPPTPKMVKCKNKYYPSCYANQHACPTSCPESCQVDCVSCKPVCKCDQPGAVCQDPRFIGGDGITFYFHGKKDKDFCLVSDPEFHINAHFIGRRNENMKRDFTWVQSIGILYGTHKISVAALKTSTWDDSIDRLALHFNDEPIFLPESEGASWKSETVRKTSITRISNTNEVVIDVENVLTITAKIVPITEHESRVHNYGITSDDCFAHLELGFKFVSLSDEVNGVLGQTYKKDYVSKVKMGVLMPIMGGDRKFAASGLFNADCSVARFQANEEQSDIFKAPMNLELPSLNCNSGIYGRGVVCKR; encoded by the exons ATGGCTAGATTGATTGTGGGTTTGGGGATTGTCATGCTAATGTTTATAGCATTGGCAGAGGCGACTCCCCCGGGAATAGCTGATCATCCAAGCCATTCTCATTGCTCAGATGATGAGATTAAGCAATGTAAAAATCTTCCTCATGTCTGTCCCAAATTCTGTCCAAATGGCTGCATAACCGAATGTCGTTCTTGCAAGCCTATTTGTGTTGATGGCCCATCTCCTCCCGAGGAACAAACTCCACCATCGCCATCTCCTCCTAAGGAAGAAACTCCACCACCCAAGGAAGAAACTCCACCTCCATCTCCACCCAAGGAAGAAACTCCACCATCGCCTTCTCCTCCTAAGGAAGAAACTCCACCACCATCTCCTCCTAAAGAAGAAACTCCACCTCCATCACCACCCAAGGAAGAAACTCCACCACCATCTCCTCCTAAAGAAGAAACTCCACCTCCATCACCACCCAAGGAAGAAACTCCACCACCATCTCCTCCTAAAGAAGAAACTCCACCTCCATCTCCACCCAAGGATGAAACTCCACCATCATCTCCACCCAAGGAGGAAACTCCACTGTCATCTCCACCCAAGGAGGAAACTCCACCGTCATCTCCTCCTAAGGAATCAACTCCACCACCTTCAGTGCCATCCTCATCTCCACCTCCTCCAGCTTATCCACCACCTACTCCTAAACCACCCACACCTAAGATGGTCAAGTGCAAGAACAAGTACTACCCTAGTTGTTATGCTAACCAGCATGCATGCCCTACCTCTTGCCCCGAGAGTTGTCAAGTCGATTGTGTCTCTTGCAAACCCGTTTGTA AATGTGACCAGCCTGGAGCAGTTTGCCAAGATCCACGATTCATCGGTGGAGATGGAATTACCTTTTACTTCCATGGCAAGAAGGACAAAGATTTTTGCCTAGTTTCAGACCCTGAATTCCACATAAATGCACACTTCATCGGAAGGAGAAACGAGAACATGAAGAGAGACTTTACTTGGGTACAATCCATTGGTATCCTTTATGGAACTCACAAAATCTCAGTTGCTGCACTAAAAACATCAACATGGGATGATTCCATTGACCGTCTAGCCCTTCATTTCAACGATGAACCAATATTTCTTCCTGAAAGTGAAGGCGCGAGTTGGAAGTCTGAAACTGTACGTAAGACCTCAATTACAAGAATCAGCAATACTAACGAGGTTGTCATTGATGTAGAAAATGTATTGACAATCACAGCCAAGATTGTGCCTATTACGGAGCATGAATCGCGAGTACATAACTATGGGATAACGAGTGATGATTGCTTTGCTCATCTTGAACTTGGGTTCAAGTTTGTATCGTTGAGTGATGAAGTGAATGGTGTTTTAGGCCAAACTTATAAGAAAGACTACGTGAGCAAAGTTAAAATGGGAGTTTTGATGCCAATAATGGGAGGTGACAGAAAATTTGCAGCTTCAGGACTCTTCAATGCTGATTGTTCCGTAGCTAGATTTCAAGCAAATGAAGAACAATCCGACATTTTTAAGGCTCCCATGAACTTAGAGCTTCCAAGTTTGAATTGCAATAGCGGAATTTATGGACGTGGAGTTGTCTGCAAGCGATAG
- the LOC125844053 gene encoding uncharacterized protein LOC125844053, protein MAKLQTLYLFSYNFLQFLGWTLALFRILSNFISTNSVTGVYASAGELICLLQCCAFLEVIHGAIGIVPTGVVLPLMQWSGRTHFLLAIVHQIVELQESPSVFITFSAWSLSEVIRYSHYALSCIGSPPYLITYLRYTAFILLYPVGVGPGEIWLMYQALPFIKTRNLYADTLPFSYYNFVKVLLLLYPLLWLKLYLHLFKQRRSKLGKYHKTKKT, encoded by the exons ATGGCTAAATTGCAAACTCTTTATCTCTTCTCTTACAATTTTCTTCAGTTTCTTGGATG GACATTAGCTCTTTTTAGAATTTTGAGCAATTTTATTTCCACCAACTCGGTTACTGGGGTTTATGCTTCTGCTGGTGAACTAATTT GTTTGCTGCAATGTTGTGCATTCTTGGAAGTTATACATGGAGCTATTG GGATTGTTCCTACTGGGGTAGTGCTTCCTCTGATGCAATGGAGTGGACGAACTCATTTTTTGCTAGCAATTGTTCATCAAATTGTTGAG CTCCAGGAATCGCCTTCAGTGTTCATAACGTTTTCCGCTTGGAGCTTAAGTGAG GTGATCAGATACTCACACTATGCTTTGAGTTGCATTGGGAGTCCACCATACTTGATCACATACCTCAG GTACACTGCTTTCATTTTACTGTATCCCGTTGGAGTCGGACCTGGTGAAA TATGGCTTATGTACCAGGCACTTCCGTTCATTAAAACGAGAAACCTGTATGCAGATACTCTTCCTTTCAGTTATTATAACTTTGTCAAG GTTCTGCTTCTGTTATACCCTCTTCTATGGCTCAAACTTTATCTGCACTTGTTCAAGCAACGCCGATCAAAGCTGGGTAAATATCACAAGACAAAGAAGACATGA
- the LOC125844052 gene encoding monofunctional riboflavin biosynthesis protein RIBA 3, chloroplastic isoform X2, translating to MAASFISAEAIAFMVRHGSGIISVGMKEEDLERLNLPLMSPEKENDSSAPSFTITVDAKKGTSTGVSASDRAKTVLALSSPTSTPEDFIRPGHVFPLKYRNGGVLRRFGHTEASVDLVTSAGLQPVSVLSTIVDKNDGSIASMLILKNLALDHKIPIVSITDLVRYRRKREKLVERTAVSRLPTKWGLFDAYCYRSKLDGTEHIAVVKGDIGNGQDVLVRVHSECLTGDIFGSRRCDCGNQLDLAMQLIEEAGRGLVIYLRGHEGRGIGLGHKLQAYNLQDEGHDTVEANLELGFAADAREYGIGAQMLRDIGVRTMRLMTNNPAKFTGLKGYGLAVVGRVPVLTPFTDENRKYLETKRTKMGHIYGSDVQGPIKASIKRNLEKQDPSQERNES from the exons ATGGCAGCATCATTTATTAGTGCCGAGGCAATTGCATTTATGGTGAGACATGGTTCAGGCATTATTTCTGTGGGCATGAAAGAAGAGGATCTTGAGAGGCTTAATCTTCCTTTGATGTCacctgaaaaagaaaatgactctTCTGCTCCATCCTTCACAATCACAGTG GATGCTAAGAAGGGCACATCTACTGGTGTATCGGCTTCGGATAGGGCTAAAACTGTCCTGGCATTGTCATCTCCTACTTCTACTCCTGAAGATTTCATAAGGCCAGGCCATGTTTTTCCTCTCAAGTATCGGAATGGTGGAGTCTTAAGAAGATTTGGTCATACTGAGGCTTCGGTTGATTTAGTAACGTCAGCTGGCTTGCAACCAGTTTCTGTTCTTTCAACTATAGTTGATAAAAATGATGGTTCTATAGCCTCTATgctcattttgaaaaatttggCCTTGGACCACAAGATTCCGATTGTATCAATAACTGATTTAGTAAG ATATAGGAGAAAGAGGGAGAAGCTTGTCGAAAGAACTGCAGTATCTCGTTTACCAACTAAATGGGGATTATTCGATGCTTACTGTTACCGTTCAAAGCTTGATGGTACAGAGCATATAGCTGTCGTAAAG GGTGATATTGGAAATGGTCAAGATGTGTTGGTAAGGGTACATTCAGAGTGTTTGACAGGGGATATTTTTGGATCACGACGATGTGATTGTGGTAATCAGCTGGATTTGGCAATGCAGCTGATTGAGGAAGCTGGTAGGGGTTTGGTTATCTATCTCAGAGGCCACGAAGGACGAGGCATTGGCTTAGGCCACAAGCTTCAGGCCTATAATTTGCAAGATGAGGGACATGATACTGTTGAAGCCAATCTAGAGCTCGGCTTTGCTGCAGATGCTCGTGAATATGGCATTGGCGCGCAG ATGTTAAGGGATATAGGAGTTCGTACCATGCGCCTAATGACTAACAATCCAGCAAAATTTACGGGTTTAAAGGGTTATGGTTTAGCAGTCGTTGGACGGGTACCAGTTTTGACACCCTTCACAGATGAAAACAGGAAGTATTTGGAAACCAAAAGAACAAAGATGGGTCACATATATGGATCTGATGTACAAGGACCTATTAAGGCGTCCATCAAACGGAATTTGGAGAAACAAGATCCATCCCAGGAAAGAAATGAAAGTTGA
- the LOC125844418 gene encoding RING-H2 finger protein ATL66-like → MSSPDSTPGIGPLHWDPLLIVSVGIVCFILLLFSYFKIIQTRCCGFLSVQFYRNPIQRRQLNDHILEDHDSQLQSRGLDSYIMHSLPITQFKKNDEQTTRPNNSDCAVCLGEFQEGEWLKHLPYCSHVFHVACIDTWFQIHSSCPLCRSNVFSVKMQQGHSITMNTLLETLRREDFNRERSVHNEDIRSQILQNHSF, encoded by the coding sequence ATGTCTAGTCCAGACTCCACTCCAGGCATTGGACCTTTGCATTGGGATCCGCTACTGATTGTCTCAGTAGGGATAGTTTGTTTTATCCTTCTGCTATTCAGTTACTTCAAGATTATACAGACGCGTTGCTGTGGATTTCTATCTGTGCAGTTCTACAGAAATCCAATTCAAAGGCGTCAACTAAACGATCATATTCTTGAAGATCATGATTCACAGCTCCAAAGTCGTGGTCTAGACTCCTATATTATGCATTCACTACCAATCACTCAGTTCAAGAAGAACGACGAACAAACTACTAGACCAAATAACTCAGATTGTGCAGTTTGCTTAGGTGAATTTCAAGAAGGTGAATGGCTGAAACACTTACCTTATTGCTCTCATGTCTTTCATGTTGCATGCATTGACACTTGGTTTCAGATTCATTCAAGCTGCCCACTATGCAGATCAAATGTGTTTAGTGTCAAAATGCAGCAAGGACATTCCATTACTATGAACACATTACTGGAAACTCTGAGAAGGGAAGATTTCAATCGTGAACGATCAGTTCACAATGAGGATATCCGGTCACAGATATTACAGAATCATTCTTTCTAG